TGACTGCCCCCGAGGAAGTGACCTTAATAAAAACTGCGATCAGCAACATGAAGGGTAAAAGCACCAACAAACCACTCAAGGAAAAAAGAAAATCAATCAACCGTTTGGTGCTTTCTTCCCAAGCGGCCATCGGCTCAGGATAAACTTCAATCAATGGTAGGCCATACATGTGTTCTGTCCGCGCCATTCCGCCAATTACGCTGTAGAAATCTGGAACCAACTTCAAGGCCACTGGCAATCCATCGCAGATGCGCAAGACCTCATTAAGTACCGAATGATCCTGCGAACCAAGCGCTAATACCACATCCTGTACGTTTTTTCTGGCTATTATTTCTGGTAAAGCAGCGATGGGGTCGTTTATCGGCCAATCCGCTTTCTCTTGCAAATAGAGCATGGCGCATTCTTGCTCGTCCACCCGTACTTCACCGATTAGCTTAAAACCCGCTTGAGGGTACTTTTGCAACTCTTCGGTAAATTCCAAAAGAAGTGATTCGCGACCAATTAAGAGGGTATTATGGGTACCGAGGCCACGCAAGAGGAGCGCTTTTTGTATGGTTCGAAGAATCATCCGGCCCAAGATCACCAAACCCACCATAGACAGCCAGTACACCATGATCGGCAAACGTCCACTACGGGCATCCAATTGGTCAATGAAAATCAAAAAAAACAATACAAGGATGCCAAATGTAACGATCTTAAAGACCGAGATAATTTCATCGAAACGAGAAGCCGCAAATCGGGAACGATACAATCCTGCAAATGTAAAAAGCGTGAGCCAGAAAACGGTAAAAATCACGGCGGGTACTAAAACGCTGGGCGGACGTTGAATAGGCCGATCTACCAATCCCCATTCAAAACGGGCATGATAAAATAAAACAACCGCACCCAAACAGGCGATGGTATCAATGATCAGCAGAAAAATAAGTTCGGTTCTACGGCTCACGGCGTGCTAAATCATACAAAAAAATGTGGCTTTTTCAACGTTGACGGCCAAGAAGCCCGTATATTTTACCCATTATTCCTCCCTTCAAGGGCAAGCTTTGGCCTGCCCAAGTCAATCTAATAAAATAATCCGGAATCCAAATATCCACACAGGTTTTGCATGAAGTCTTTATTCTTTTGGGGGATAACCCTTTTTATAACGCCTTTTATGGCATTGTCTCAGCCGGAAATCGTTCCCGCAGAGCACGAAATTTATGATTTTTTGCACTTACAACGGGTACATGGCTTGCTCCCCGGATACCTACACGAATCAAGGCCCATTGCCCGGGACGAGATTATCAGACATTTGGAAACACTCGAAGGCGAGCGAAACCGCTTGGGGAAAACCGCATGGTCTTGGTTGCAAACCTTTCGCCAAGAATTCCTGGAACCATCAACCGCCATCGAAACCATGATTGTTCCCAAAAAGGGGAATGAGGGGGGTAAAGTGGGCTTGCATTTTCCAATGGGGAAAGATACCGAGAAATTCCTGTTCTACAAAAAAACAGAAGACTGGCGAACAGCCGTACAGGGTCATGCATCGGCACAACTGCGCGGCGCAAATCCGGATGGCGAAGCAATGGGTGGTTTTGCATTGGTTCCAGAACTCATCATTGAGGGGCATTATAAAGATTGGTTTGGGTTTTATTCCGGTACCTTCGATGGCGTACAATTATTGGGCAATACACGGGTCCAAAAATATGATCCCCAGTTAAATACATTGTATTATATCCTTTATTATGACCCACCCATCGGGAGCTTCGACCG
The sequence above is a segment of the Bacteroidetes Order II. bacterium genome. Coding sequences within it:
- a CDS encoding sugar transferase, with translation MSRRTELIFLLIIDTIACLGAVVLFYHARFEWGLVDRPIQRPPSVLVPAVIFTVFWLTLFTFAGLYRSRFAASRFDEIISVFKIVTFGILVLFFLIFIDQLDARSGRLPIMVYWLSMVGLVILGRMILRTIQKALLLRGLGTHNTLLIGRESLLLEFTEELQKYPQAGFKLIGEVRVDEQECAMLYLQEKADWPINDPIAALPEIIARKNVQDVVLALGSQDHSVLNEVLRICDGLPVALKLVPDFYSVIGGMARTEHMYGLPLIEVYPEPMAAWEESTKRLIDFLFSLSGLLVLLPFMLLIAVFIKVTSSGAVIYRQKRVGQHGREFTMLKFRTMRVDAEAATGPVWASADDERYTPIGRWLRKLRLDELPQLWNVLLGQMSLVGPRPERPFFVEKLAREIPLYGRRHRVKPGITGLAQVKWKYDETVEDVRQKVKYDLFYIENMSLKQDISILFQTLRTAIMGKGQ